A genomic region of Streptosporangium lutulentum contains the following coding sequences:
- a CDS encoding ABC transporter permease, with protein sequence MTAGTERKPVIATPERVREKPGFPRLGGVALGVLVPLAVLAAWQFATVAEAFTPSQLPQPLSVLSALGELVRRGELWQHIAISVQRVLIGFGAGAVAGLAGGVLVGLYRPVRRLLAPSIAALRAVPSLAWVPLLVLWLGIGEGPKIVLVAIGAFFPVYTTVSSALAHVDPHLVEAGRAYGLRGLELLTRIQLPSAAPAVFAGLRLGLAQGWLFLVAAELIASSKGLGFLLIDSQNTGRTDILLLAILLLALFGKTADAVLGLVERRAVRNRF encoded by the coding sequence ATGACCGCCGGCACCGAACGGAAGCCGGTGATCGCGACACCGGAGCGGGTGCGTGAGAAGCCCGGGTTCCCCCGTCTCGGCGGAGTGGCCCTCGGGGTGCTCGTGCCGCTGGCGGTGCTCGCCGCGTGGCAGTTCGCCACGGTCGCGGAGGCATTCACGCCGAGCCAGTTGCCGCAGCCGCTGAGCGTGCTGTCGGCGCTGGGCGAGCTGGTACGGCGAGGAGAGCTGTGGCAGCACATCGCGATCAGCGTCCAGCGGGTGCTCATCGGGTTCGGCGCCGGGGCGGTGGCCGGGCTGGCCGGTGGCGTGCTCGTCGGCCTGTACCGGCCGGTCCGGCGCCTGCTGGCGCCCAGCATCGCCGCGCTGCGCGCCGTCCCCTCCCTGGCCTGGGTCCCGCTGCTGGTGCTCTGGCTGGGGATCGGGGAAGGGCCGAAGATCGTCTTGGTGGCGATCGGCGCGTTCTTTCCCGTCTACACCACCGTGTCCTCCGCGCTCGCCCACGTCGACCCCCACCTGGTGGAGGCCGGGCGGGCCTACGGCCTGCGCGGCCTGGAACTGCTCACCCGGATCCAGCTGCCCAGCGCCGCGCCCGCGGTCTTCGCCGGGCTCCGGCTCGGCCTCGCGCAGGGCTGGTTGTTCCTGGTCGCCGCCGAGCTCATCGCGTCGTCGAAGGGACTCGGTTTCCTGCTGATCGACAGCCAGAACACGGGACGTACCGACATTCTCCTGCTCGCCATCCTGCTGCTCGCGCTCTTCGGCAAGACAGCCGACGCCGTGCTGGGTCTGGTTGA
- a CDS encoding aliphatic sulfonate ABC transporter substrate-binding protein: MIRRRAFLVSTLLATLVTGCASGEGTAAPAAGALRLDYAYYNPLSLVVRKQGWLEQELSAKGTKVTWVLSAGSNKANENLRAETIDVGSTAGAAALQARANGTAIKAIEVYSRPEWAALVVAKTSSITGIAGLKGRKVAATKGTDPYFFLLQSLHEAKLTGADVEVVNLQHADGKTALERGDVDAWAGLDPLMAQSQIDAGSKLIYRNPAFTSYGFLNAREAFIKDHPDLVQSVVNAYEKARAWIGAHPDETVTLLAEEAKLSPEIAKLVLTERTKTEISPVPGPEQRAVLERILPILVEENQVRSADEARAALDSLFDPAFAEKAHAS; this comes from the coding sequence ATGATTCGCCGCCGAGCCTTTCTTGTCTCCACCCTGCTCGCGACCCTGGTGACGGGGTGCGCGTCCGGAGAGGGCACCGCCGCCCCGGCCGCCGGGGCGCTGCGGCTCGACTACGCCTACTACAACCCGCTCAGCCTTGTCGTCCGCAAGCAGGGCTGGCTGGAACAGGAGCTTTCCGCCAAGGGGACCAAGGTCACCTGGGTCCTGTCGGCGGGGAGCAACAAGGCCAACGAGAACCTGCGCGCCGAGACGATCGACGTCGGCTCCACGGCCGGGGCGGCCGCACTCCAGGCCCGGGCCAACGGCACCGCCATCAAGGCGATCGAGGTGTACAGCCGGCCCGAGTGGGCGGCGCTCGTGGTGGCCAAGACGTCCTCCATCACCGGCATCGCCGGACTCAAGGGCAGGAAGGTGGCGGCCACCAAGGGGACCGACCCGTACTTCTTCCTGCTCCAGTCACTGCACGAGGCGAAACTGACCGGGGCCGACGTCGAGGTCGTCAACCTGCAGCACGCGGACGGGAAGACCGCGCTGGAACGGGGCGACGTGGATGCCTGGGCCGGGCTCGACCCGCTCATGGCGCAGAGCCAGATCGACGCCGGATCGAAGCTGATCTACCGGAATCCGGCGTTCACGTCGTACGGCTTCCTCAACGCCCGCGAGGCCTTCATCAAGGACCACCCGGATCTCGTGCAGTCCGTCGTCAACGCCTACGAGAAGGCCCGAGCGTGGATCGGCGCGCATCCGGACGAGACCGTGACGCTGCTGGCCGAGGAGGCCAAGCTCTCACCCGAGATCGCCAAGCTCGTGCTGACGGAGCGCACCAAGACGGAGATCAGCCCGGTGCCGGGCCCCGAGCAGCGCGCGGTGCTCGAACGCATCCTGCCGATCCTGGTGGAGGAGAACCAGGTGCGCTCGGCCGACGAGGCCCGGGCCGCGCTCGACTCGCTGTTCGACCCCGCCTTCGCGGAGAAGGCACACGCGTCATGA
- a CDS encoding ABC transporter ATP-binding protein, whose product MGSSLSPAVEAGPASVVLRGVGRTFGVRAGAAGHVVLRDLELEIVPGEIVAILGPSGCGKSTLLRLVAGLDEPTSGDVVVEGRKVRGIEERCAVVFQEPRLLPWLDLVGNVALGLPRGTPRASGREAVRRWLEVVGLDRFHRHRPRQISGGMAQRTALARALARRPGVLLLDEPFAALDALTRLRMQDLLADVQRRANTTVLLVTHDVDEALHLADRVILLGGEEPHEGATVLTVLDVPYPRPRDRGHPELAALRADLLDRLGVPRPTPFKETPR is encoded by the coding sequence ATGGGATCTTCCTTGAGCCCGGCCGTGGAGGCCGGGCCCGCGAGTGTGGTTCTGCGAGGGGTCGGCCGAACGTTCGGCGTCCGGGCGGGCGCAGCCGGCCACGTCGTTCTCCGTGATCTCGAACTCGAGATCGTCCCCGGTGAGATCGTGGCGATCCTCGGGCCCTCCGGGTGCGGCAAGTCGACCCTGCTCCGGCTCGTCGCGGGTCTCGACGAGCCCACCAGCGGCGACGTGGTCGTCGAAGGCAGGAAGGTGCGCGGCATCGAAGAACGGTGCGCCGTCGTCTTCCAGGAGCCGAGGCTGCTTCCCTGGCTGGACCTGGTGGGCAACGTCGCCCTCGGGCTGCCGAGGGGCACACCTCGCGCGAGCGGCCGCGAGGCCGTACGCCGCTGGCTGGAGGTCGTGGGCCTCGACCGTTTCCATCGGCACCGGCCACGGCAGATCTCCGGAGGCATGGCCCAGCGAACCGCGCTGGCCCGTGCCCTCGCCCGGCGTCCGGGCGTGCTGCTGCTCGACGAGCCGTTCGCCGCGCTCGACGCCCTCACCCGGCTGCGGATGCAGGACCTCCTGGCCGACGTCCAGCGACGCGCGAACACCACGGTCCTGCTCGTCACCCACGACGTCGACGAGGCGCTGCACCTCGCCGATCGCGTGATCCTCCTCGGTGGGGAGGAACCGCACGAGGGTGCGACGGTTCTGACCGTGCTCGACGTCCCCTACCCCCGTCCCCGAGACCGCGGTCACCCCGAACTCGCCGCCCTGCGCGCGGACCTTCTTGACCGCCTCGGCGTTCCCCGTCCCACCCCCTTCAAGGAGACCCCGCGATGA
- a CDS encoding S41 family peptidase, with protein sequence MPAYLRFPTIFGDMVVFAAEDDLWMVSTTGGRAFRLTAGEAEAGYPRFSPRGDQLAFVGREEGPEEVYVMPADGGAARRVTYHGARSTVTGWDPDGAIVYASDECQPIEGQNWLHRVQPYGIPERLPYGPANTISYGPQIVLGRNTADPARWKRYRGGTVGDLWIQIDGTERFRRLIALPGNLASPCWCGDRVYFVSDHEGVGNIYSCTADGGDLRRHSDHADYYARNLSGDGHRLVYHAGAELHLVEDGESRPIEVRLRSSRTQRNRRFAPAEDFLDSATLNPDGSGLAVTTRGKAFSFAAWEGPVRQHGSLYGVRYRLLNWLNDGERLIAAASDDGDREVLVVLTADGSAEPVRLDHLDTGRVTALEVSPRADRVAIANHRNELIIVDLPRGDGLTADADSPKGTGPEEDTGPAEGGGPTRNADPAQDTGPEETTGPGRNAGSMEDTGTARCGEPGRSTVVDSSRFGAIEDLAWSPDGRWLAYACRDTAQTMAIKLCRVETGETSFATRPVLWDTCPSFDPGGDYLYFIGRRVFNPVYDELQSALGFPLGSRPYAVALRADVGSPFVPEPRPLKDDDDDDDGGGEEEIEVVIDLEGIENRVAGFPVPEGRYDRIAGIKGKAVYLTFPVEGSLGDDYADSSDSSDGTLHLYDFAKQKQETLVGDVSEFQLGRDGATLLYQAGKRLRVIRAGETPEEDDSSNRTGGWVDMHRVKVSIRPEAEWRQMFREAWRLQRENFWSEDMAGIDWDGVYRRYLPLVDRVTTRGEFSDLLWELLGELGTSHAYESGGAYRSRPHYRQGKLGVDWSFEDGHYRIAGIVNGDRWDPEATSPLNRLGVDVRPGDVVLAVNGQPVGPEAGPDERLVNQADQEVQLTIRRGQEKRTVTVRAIGDEQPGRYRDWVEANRARCHELSGGRIGYLHIPDMGPEGYAEFHRGFLAEYDREGLVVDVRFNGGGHVSALLLEKLSRRRLGYDFPRWGVPEPYPDESPRGPMVAITNEWAGSDGDIFSHTFKVLGLGPLIGKRTWGGVIGIWPRHQLADGTVTTQPEFSFAFDDVGWRVENYGTDPDIEIDITPQDYARGVDTQLDKAIEVALDRLATHPPHTPNPDARPRLPVPSLPPRLRAQP encoded by the coding sequence ATGCCCGCCTACCTTCGATTTCCGACGATCTTCGGCGACATGGTCGTCTTCGCCGCCGAGGACGATCTGTGGATGGTGTCCACCACCGGCGGAAGGGCCTTCCGGCTGACCGCCGGGGAGGCCGAGGCGGGATATCCCCGGTTCTCCCCGCGCGGCGACCAGCTCGCCTTCGTCGGCCGCGAGGAGGGGCCGGAAGAGGTCTACGTGATGCCCGCCGACGGCGGCGCGGCCCGGCGGGTCACCTACCACGGGGCACGCTCCACCGTCACCGGCTGGGACCCCGACGGCGCCATCGTGTACGCCAGCGACGAGTGCCAGCCCATCGAAGGACAGAACTGGCTGCATCGGGTCCAGCCGTACGGCATCCCCGAGCGCCTGCCGTACGGCCCGGCCAACACCATCTCCTACGGCCCGCAGATCGTGCTCGGCCGCAACACCGCCGATCCCGCCCGGTGGAAGCGTTACCGGGGCGGCACCGTAGGTGATCTGTGGATCCAGATCGACGGCACCGAGCGGTTCCGGCGGCTGATCGCCCTGCCCGGCAACCTCGCCTCGCCCTGCTGGTGCGGGGACCGTGTCTACTTCGTCTCCGACCACGAGGGCGTCGGCAACATCTACTCCTGCACCGCCGACGGCGGCGACCTGCGCAGGCACTCCGACCACGCCGACTACTACGCCCGCAACCTGTCCGGCGACGGCCACCGGCTGGTCTACCACGCCGGAGCCGAGCTCCACCTGGTGGAGGACGGCGAGTCCCGCCCGATCGAGGTGCGGTTGCGCAGTTCACGCACCCAGCGCAACCGCCGTTTCGCCCCGGCCGAGGACTTCCTCGACAGTGCCACACTCAACCCCGACGGCAGCGGCCTGGCCGTCACCACCCGGGGCAAGGCGTTCTCCTTCGCAGCCTGGGAGGGGCCGGTGCGCCAGCACGGCTCGCTGTACGGCGTCCGTTACCGTCTGCTGAACTGGCTGAACGACGGCGAGCGGCTCATCGCGGCGGCCAGCGACGACGGTGATCGCGAGGTGCTGGTCGTGCTCACCGCCGACGGCAGCGCCGAGCCGGTCCGGCTCGACCACCTCGACACCGGCCGCGTCACCGCGCTGGAGGTCTCCCCCAGGGCCGACAGGGTCGCGATCGCCAACCACCGCAACGAGCTGATCATCGTCGATCTCCCGAGGGGGGACGGCCTCACCGCGGACGCCGACTCCCCGAAGGGCACCGGCCCCGAGGAGGACACCGGCCCTGCGGAAGGCGGCGGCCCCACGCGGAACGCCGATCCCGCGCAGGACACCGGCCCCGAGGAAACCACCGGCCCCGGACGGAACGCCGGCTCCATGGAGGACACCGGTACCGCGCGGTGCGGCGAACCCGGCAGGAGCACCGTGGTCGACTCCAGCCGGTTCGGTGCGATCGAGGACCTCGCCTGGTCCCCCGACGGCCGCTGGCTCGCCTACGCCTGCCGCGACACCGCGCAGACCATGGCGATCAAACTGTGCCGGGTCGAGACCGGCGAGACGTCCTTCGCCACCCGACCGGTGCTGTGGGACACCTGCCCCTCCTTCGACCCCGGCGGCGACTACCTCTACTTCATCGGCCGTCGCGTCTTCAACCCGGTCTACGACGAGCTCCAGTCCGCCCTGGGCTTCCCCCTCGGTTCCCGCCCCTACGCCGTCGCGCTCCGTGCCGACGTCGGCTCCCCCTTCGTCCCCGAGCCCCGGCCGCTCAAGGACGACGACGATGACGACGACGGCGGCGGCGAGGAGGAGATCGAGGTCGTCATCGACCTGGAGGGCATCGAGAACCGGGTCGCCGGCTTTCCCGTCCCCGAGGGCCGCTACGACCGCATCGCCGGGATCAAGGGCAAGGCCGTCTACCTCACCTTTCCCGTCGAGGGCAGCCTCGGCGACGACTACGCCGACTCCTCCGATTCCTCCGACGGCACGCTCCACCTCTACGACTTCGCCAAGCAGAAGCAGGAGACCCTGGTCGGGGACGTGTCCGAGTTCCAGCTCGGCCGTGACGGCGCCACCCTGCTCTATCAGGCGGGCAAGCGGCTCCGAGTGATCAGGGCGGGTGAGACGCCCGAGGAGGACGACTCGTCGAACCGTACGGGCGGCTGGGTCGACATGCACCGGGTCAAGGTGTCCATCCGCCCGGAGGCCGAGTGGCGTCAGATGTTCCGTGAGGCCTGGCGGCTGCAGCGGGAGAACTTCTGGAGCGAGGACATGGCCGGGATCGACTGGGACGGCGTCTACCGGCGCTACCTGCCGCTGGTGGATCGCGTCACCACCCGCGGGGAGTTCTCCGACCTGCTCTGGGAGCTCCTCGGCGAGCTCGGCACCTCCCACGCCTACGAGAGCGGGGGCGCCTACCGGTCCCGGCCGCACTACCGGCAGGGAAAGCTCGGCGTCGACTGGTCCTTCGAGGACGGCCACTACCGGATCGCCGGGATCGTCAACGGCGACCGCTGGGACCCCGAGGCGACCTCACCGCTCAATCGCCTCGGGGTGGACGTACGGCCGGGCGACGTGGTGCTGGCCGTCAACGGCCAGCCCGTCGGCCCGGAGGCCGGCCCGGACGAGCGACTGGTCAATCAGGCCGACCAGGAGGTCCAGCTCACGATCAGGCGCGGGCAGGAAAAGCGGACCGTCACCGTGAGGGCCATCGGCGACGAGCAGCCCGGCCGCTACCGCGACTGGGTGGAGGCCAACCGGGCCCGCTGCCACGAGCTCAGCGGCGGCCGGATCGGTTACCTGCACATCCCCGACATGGGCCCGGAGGGATACGCCGAGTTCCACCGCGGTTTCCTCGCCGAGTACGACCGCGAGGGCCTGGTGGTGGATGTCCGCTTCAACGGCGGAGGCCACGTGTCGGCCCTGCTGCTGGAGAAGCTCTCCCGGCGGCGCCTCGGCTACGACTTCCCCCGCTGGGGCGTGCCCGAGCCCTATCCCGACGAGTCGCCGCGAGGACCGATGGTCGCGATCACCAACGAGTGGGCGGGCTCGGACGGCGACATCTTCAGTCACACCTTCAAGGTGCTCGGCCTGGGCCCGTTGATCGGCAAGCGCACCTGGGGCGGTGTGATCGGCATCTGGCCCCGGCACCAGCTGGCCGACGGCACGGTCACCACCCAGCCGGAGTTCTCCTTCGCCTTCGACGACGTGGGCTGGCGGGTGGAGAACTACGGCACCGACCCGGACATCGAGATCGACATCACCCCGCAGGACTACGCCAGGGGCGTCGACACCCAGCTCGACAAGGCGATCGAGGTCGCCTTGGACCGCCTGGCCACGCATCCGCCGCACACGCCCAACCCGGATGCCCGGCCCCGGCTCCCGGTGCCGTCCCTGCCACCCCGGCTGAGAGCTCAGCCGTAG
- a CDS encoding helix-turn-helix transcriptional regulator produces MTVTRVLALLELLQAAPGLTGPELAVRLEVDERTVRRYAVRLSEIGVPVEAERGRYGGYRLLPGYKLPPLMLTDDEATAVVLGLMAGRRTGLAVGETATESALAKIQRVLPGPLRERVEAVSATLDHTGTPARASTPQAGPLLALAEAARSRVTVRLAYRSWRGDDSERDLDPYGIVFHSGRWYVAGLDHDSGEVRTFRVDRVASARRTERAFDAPDGFDPVAHVVRSLSAVPYRHEVKVLLATTLEEAAGRIPASAAALAETPDGVVMTARAERLDGMAQMLAGLGWPFTVIAPDELRGEVRALAGRLMESAG; encoded by the coding sequence ATGACCGTCACCCGAGTGCTCGCGCTGCTGGAGCTGTTGCAGGCCGCTCCCGGTCTGACCGGGCCGGAGCTCGCCGTCCGGCTGGAGGTCGACGAGCGGACCGTGCGCCGCTACGCGGTGCGGCTGTCCGAGATCGGGGTGCCGGTGGAGGCAGAGCGGGGCCGCTACGGCGGCTACCGCCTCCTGCCCGGCTACAAGCTGCCGCCGCTCATGCTCACCGACGACGAGGCCACGGCCGTCGTGCTGGGGCTGATGGCCGGGCGCCGGACCGGGCTGGCGGTGGGGGAGACGGCGACCGAGAGCGCGCTGGCCAAGATCCAGCGGGTGCTCCCGGGGCCGCTGCGCGAGCGGGTCGAGGCGGTGTCGGCGACGCTGGATCACACCGGGACCCCGGCGCGGGCGAGCACCCCGCAGGCCGGGCCGTTGCTCGCGCTCGCCGAGGCCGCCCGGAGCCGGGTCACCGTACGGCTGGCCTACCGGTCCTGGCGCGGAGACGACTCCGAGCGCGACCTGGACCCCTACGGCATCGTCTTCCACTCCGGGCGCTGGTACGTCGCCGGGCTCGATCACGACAGCGGGGAGGTACGGACCTTCCGGGTCGACCGGGTGGCGAGTGCCAGGCGCACCGAGCGGGCGTTCGACGCTCCCGACGGCTTCGACCCGGTGGCGCACGTGGTCCGATCGTTGTCGGCGGTGCCGTACCGGCATGAGGTGAAGGTGCTGCTGGCCACCACCCTGGAGGAGGCGGCCGGACGGATCCCGGCCTCCGCGGCGGCACTGGCCGAGACCCCCGACGGGGTGGTGATGACCGCCAGGGCCGAGCGGCTGGACGGGATGGCGCAGATGCTGGCAGGGCTCGGCTGGCCGTTCACCGTGATCGCACCGGACGAGCTGCGCGGGGAGGTCAGGGCGCTGGCCGGGCGGCTCATGGAGTCCGCGGGCTGA
- a CDS encoding alpha/beta fold hydrolase, whose amino-acid sequence MSTYVLVPGFWLGAWAWERVARPLREAGHEVHAVTLTGLGDRAHLAGPGVDLETHIQDIVNVIVFADLHEVILVGHSGAGAPVTGAADRIPERVARVVYVDSGPQPDGMTQMDLNEPEWRAFIERRVAEEGGGTAYPLISWEEQERAGAGLEGLGEAEREWFASRATPQPYGAMTQPLTLTGGADKLPKTLISCSFPLEQVHAMIAADHPFFAALAGPEWSFDEVPTGHWPMFSKPVETAAALAALSG is encoded by the coding sequence ATGAGCACATATGTCCTGGTCCCCGGCTTCTGGCTCGGCGCGTGGGCCTGGGAGCGGGTCGCCCGGCCGCTGCGCGAGGCCGGTCACGAGGTCCATGCGGTGACCCTCACCGGACTCGGCGACCGGGCGCACCTGGCCGGTCCCGGCGTCGACCTGGAGACCCACATTCAGGACATCGTCAACGTCATCGTCTTCGCGGACCTGCACGAGGTGATCCTCGTCGGCCACAGCGGGGCGGGCGCCCCGGTCACGGGGGCGGCCGACCGGATCCCCGAGCGCGTCGCCCGGGTGGTCTACGTCGACAGCGGCCCGCAGCCCGACGGCATGACCCAGATGGACCTCAACGAGCCCGAGTGGCGAGCCTTCATCGAGAGGCGGGTCGCCGAGGAGGGCGGCGGGACGGCCTACCCGCTCATCTCCTGGGAGGAACAGGAGCGGGCCGGGGCCGGACTGGAGGGTCTGGGCGAGGCCGAGCGCGAGTGGTTCGCCTCCCGCGCGACCCCCCAGCCGTACGGCGCCATGACCCAGCCGCTGACCCTCACGGGCGGCGCGGACAAACTACCCAAAACGCTCATCTCCTGCTCGTTCCCGCTGGAGCAGGTCCACGCCATGATCGCCGCCGACCACCCGTTCTTCGCGGCGCTCGCCGGACCGGAGTGGAGCTTCGACGAGGTGCCCACCGGTCACTGGCCGATGTTCTCCAAGCCCGTGGAGACCGCGGCCGCACTCGCCGCGCTGTCAGGCTGA
- a CDS encoding winged helix-turn-helix transcriptional regulator — protein sequence MSASKLGATRTDVRANVRRVPGPCAHWGDQDADFIREILDLVGDKWSVLIIGTLADGPTRYSDLAYAIPRISQRMLTLTLKHLQRSGLVDRTAYPEVPPRVEYALTDLGTSLLSTVLALAAWSSDHHAEIRHHQTAFDAAGAPRNAS from the coding sequence ATGAGTGCGAGCAAACTGGGAGCGACGCGCACCGATGTGCGCGCGAACGTGCGGCGCGTCCCGGGCCCGTGCGCCCACTGGGGCGACCAGGACGCCGACTTCATCCGTGAGATCCTCGATCTCGTCGGCGACAAGTGGAGCGTACTGATCATCGGCACCCTCGCCGACGGCCCGACCCGATACTCAGACCTCGCCTATGCGATCCCCCGCATCTCCCAGCGGATGCTCACCCTCACTCTCAAGCACCTGCAGCGCAGCGGACTTGTCGATCGCACGGCCTACCCCGAGGTCCCGCCCCGCGTCGAATACGCCCTGACCGACCTCGGCACCTCGCTGCTGTCCACCGTTCTCGCCCTGGCCGCCTGGTCCTCCGACCACCACGCCGAGATCCGACACCACCAGACCGCTTTCGACGCCGCCGGCGCACCACGGAACGCGTCCTGA
- a CDS encoding DsbA family oxidoreductase: protein MKIELWADIVCPYCGLMDNRLRLALDRFEHADDVQVIHRSIQLHPDLPREGVTQRRLFQMAGMPTATGEKLLTSIEATAHAEGLSPYHALERTLGPTDHAHELLAHATAQGRGNEVWTAMFRAHFGQARKLWTLDEVLDFAEEVGLDRGEAAQALRERRYRAQVEADQREAERLGARGAPFLVIDGAYAVPGALDTDRLLAAMTRAWRESHPAPRPLPVIADAEGLCGPDGCAVPQRPAR, encoded by the coding sequence ATGAAGATCGAACTCTGGGCGGACATCGTCTGCCCGTACTGCGGGCTGATGGACAACCGCCTGCGCCTGGCGCTGGATCGCTTCGAGCACGCCGACGACGTCCAGGTGATCCACCGCTCCATCCAGCTCCACCCCGACCTTCCCCGTGAAGGCGTCACCCAGCGCCGGCTGTTCCAGATGGCCGGGATGCCCACCGCGACCGGCGAGAAGCTCCTGACCTCGATCGAGGCCACGGCCCACGCGGAGGGGCTGAGCCCCTACCACGCGCTGGAGCGAACCCTGGGCCCGACCGACCACGCCCACGAACTGCTCGCCCACGCCACCGCCCAGGGCCGCGGCAACGAGGTGTGGACGGCGATGTTCCGCGCCCACTTCGGACAGGCCCGCAAGCTGTGGACCCTCGACGAGGTCCTCGACTTCGCCGAAGAGGTGGGCCTGGACCGCGGCGAGGCCGCCCAGGCGCTCCGTGAGCGGCGCTACCGCGCACAGGTGGAAGCCGACCAGCGCGAGGCCGAGCGCCTGGGCGCCCGCGGCGCGCCGTTCCTCGTCATCGACGGCGCGTACGCCGTCCCCGGCGCCCTCGACACCGACCGGTTGCTCGCCGCGATGACCCGGGCCTGGCGGGAAAGTCACCCCGCCCCGCGGCCGCTTCCGGTCATCGCGGACGCGGAGGGTCTCTGCGGCCCGGACGGCTGCGCCGTCCCTCAGCGCCCCGCCCGCTGA
- a CDS encoding FMN-dependent NADH-azoreductase — protein MSYLLRIDSSVSGSASFSRQVADTFTTAWGGDIVTRDLALDPVRHLDAAGVTARTTPASEHTPEQQAAAAAQDELVEEFLGAGAYLFAVPVYNYSMPSAFKAWLDHIMIVGRTIGLGDAVPTRGRPAVIVSARGGGYGPGAPQHGKDFLVPALESILGDPGLMALDVHTITPELTYAPVMEPLRHLLPLHEASLENSHALARRYAETMSLTTA, from the coding sequence ATGTCCTACCTTCTCCGCATCGACTCCTCCGTCTCCGGGAGCGCGTCCTTCTCCCGGCAGGTCGCCGACACCTTCACCACCGCCTGGGGCGGCGACATCGTCACCCGCGACCTGGCCCTCGACCCCGTCCGCCACCTCGACGCCGCGGGCGTCACGGCCCGCACCACCCCGGCGTCCGAGCACACCCCGGAGCAGCAGGCCGCCGCCGCCGCGCAGGACGAACTCGTCGAGGAGTTCCTGGGCGCCGGCGCCTACCTGTTCGCGGTGCCGGTGTACAACTACTCGATGCCGTCGGCGTTCAAGGCGTGGCTGGACCACATCATGATCGTCGGCAGGACCATCGGCCTCGGCGACGCCGTCCCCACCCGCGGGCGGCCCGCCGTCATCGTCTCCGCCCGGGGCGGCGGCTACGGTCCCGGCGCCCCCCAGCACGGCAAGGACTTCCTCGTCCCCGCGCTGGAGAGCATCCTCGGCGACCCCGGCCTCATGGCCCTCGACGTCCATACCATCACCCCCGAACTCACCTACGCGCCCGTCATGGAACCCCTCCGGCACCTGCTGCCCCTCCATGAGGCCTCGCTGGAGAACTCGCACGCACTGGCACGCCGGTACGCCGAGACGATGTCCCTGACCACGGCCTGA